Part of the Candidatus Neomarinimicrobiota bacterium genome, AATGATAATCTACCGTACCACTACCTGAGTTGGCAGCGGAATTATGATTCCTGGATATTTCACGTAAGTGTTTTTGGGAGCAGAGCAAATACCGGATCGGCCGAAGAAGGTCAGTCAATGACAAGCTTTGGCAGAAAAGGTATCCAACTAATGATCATCTTCAATCACTGATATGACCAGTAATACGGGGAAAAAACAATGAAGAACTCCGCACTTATCACGGTAAAAGATCTGGTGAAGACATTTCCAATGGGGAAGCGTGCATTCACGGCGCTGAAAGATGTCAGTTTGACGTTTAACGCCGGTGAATTTGCAGGAATTGTTGGTCCCAGCGGGTCGGGGAAAACCACCCTGTTGAATATTCTAGGATCCCTGGATGTTCCTACCCGGGGAGAAGCCGTTGTTTTAGGGCAGTCCGTCAGTGGGCTCACCCCGAAAGAAGCGGCTGACCTGAGAAATAATCATTTGGGGTTTATATTCCAAACCTACAACCTGTTGCCAGTGTACACCGTTTATGAAAATGTGGAATTGCCCCTTCTGCTCTTGAAGATGCCTGCCGCTGAACGGAAACAAACGGTACTGCAATCGCTGGAGTGGTTGGGCTTAGCAGACAAGCTGAAGTCGCGACCATCGCAACTTTCAGGAGGAGAATGTCAACGGGTGTCCATTGCCCGCGCCATGGTAAAAGTTCCAAAAATTGTCCTGGCCGATGAACCCACCGCCAATCTGGATGCCAAGAATTCTCATCACATTCTGCAAACCATGGAAAAGCTGAACCGGGATTTGGACACCACATTCATTTTCGCCACCCACGATGAAAAAGTGATCCAGTATTTGCGGCGTAAGATCAGCCTGGATGACGGGCAGGTGGTGAGTGATGAAACCATAACCGGTAAGTAAAGGGAGGCATCATGTTATTAGCATTAAAATTAGCATATCGAAATCTCATGGGCGCGAAATTACGCACCTGGTTGAATGTTTTCGTTTTATCGCTTTCCTTTGTGGTGATCATCTGGCAGAAGGGATTCATAAACGGCTGGGATCAGCAGGCGCGGCGCGATACCATTGAATGGGAAATCGGCGGCGGACAATACTGGCAGGAAAATTATGATCCCTATGATCCATTCACACTTGACGATAGCCATGCCCGGTTATCCGACGCCACGGAACGGACCGTTGCCGAAGGAAAACTAACGCCGATTCTCATATCACAGGCCACAATGTATCCGGAGGGACGCATTCAAAATATCTTGCTGAAGGGCATCGATCCCGGTCAGCAGATCATAGAATTACCATCATCCAATCTGGTAACGGAAAACGATGAAATTCCAGCCATGATCGGCACACGCAACGCAAAAAACAGTAAACTGGCAATCGGTGATTATGTAACCGTGCGCTGGCGTGATGCCAATGGAACCTTTGATGCTGCGGAAGTCCGGATCACCCATATTTTCAAAACTAACGTACCGACGCTGGATGTGGGTGTTCTCTGGATTCCCCTGGAAAAGCACCAGGAAATGATGAATCTGGAGGGCGAAGCAACCATCCTGGTTACCGCTAAGGAGACCGGTTTCGACGCGTCGATTGCTGGCTGGGATTTTAAGGATCATTATTTCCTGTTGACCGAAATACGGGAGATGATTGAAATGAAATCCATCGGCGGATACGTATTATTTGTGATCCTGATGTCTCTAGCCATGCTGGCCATTTTCGATACCCAGGTCCTGTCAATTTTCCGGCGCCAGAAGGAAATAGGTACCCACATTGCGCTGGGGATGACCCAGCGGCAGGTCATTGCCCTGTTCACGGTGGAAGGTGCCATGCACTCGGTACTGGCAGCTATTCTGGCAGCGGTTTACGGTTTTCCGTTGCTGGCTTATCAAGCTTCTGTCGGGTGGACCATGCCGGGTGGAGTAGATGATTATGGATTGACCATTGCGGATACGATCTACCCCGCATACAGCGTGGGCCTGGTACTTGGCACCACCCTGATCGTATTGATTACCACAACGATTGTCAGTTTTCTGCCGACCCGCCGCATTTCCAAAATGAAGCCAACCGATGCAATCAGGGGGAAAATACACTGATAAAATTTCTGGTAAACGGGCTGTTGCGTGACCGTCAGCGTAGCCTTATTCCGATCCTGATTGTTGCCATTGGCGTCTGGATCACCGTTTTCTTGCATGCCTACATAGAAGGCGTCTTCAATGATTTGCTTGATTCCACTGCCCGTTTTTCAACCGGGCACGTGAAGGTGATGAGCAGGGCTTATGCTGAAAATGAGAATCAGAAACCCAATGACCTGGCTCTACTTGGCGTGGACCAAATCACAGCTGACCTGCAACAGCAGTATCCGGAAATGACCTGGTCGAAACGGATCCAGTTCGGCGGTCTGCTCGATATTCCCGATGAAACCGGTGAAACACGTTCCCAGGGACCGGTATTCGGAATGGGCGTCGATCTGTTATCACCCGGCAGCAGTGAGATTGCGATCCTGAATATTGAAAAAGCCATCGTCAGCGGACGGCTGCCACAGAATCCCGGCGAGATTCTGATCAGCGATGAACTGGCACGGAGGCTTGAAGTGCAACCGGGCGAAACGGCCACCCTGCTCACTTCCACCATGTATGGCAGCATGACAGTGTACAATTTCACTGTGGTTGGCACGATTCGCTTTGGAGTTTTGGCCATGGACCGCGGTGCCATGATTGCGGACATAACCGACATTGAGCAGGCTCTGGACATGGTGGATGCTTCCGGGGAAATCCTGGGTTATCTGGAAAACAGGATCTACGATGATGAAAAGGCAGCCGTGATTGTAGACCGGTTTAATGCTTACCACTCGGGAGTGGAGGATGAGTTTGCGCCGGTAATGGGTAAACTGAAAGAATTAAGCAATCTGGGTGAATATCTGGCCATGGGAGAAAATTATTCCGGAATACTAATCTCCATCTTTGTCCTGGTAATGTCCATCGTTCTTTGGAATGTCGGCCTGCTGGGTGGATTACGCCGCTACGGAGAAGTGGGTCTCCGCCTGGCCGTTGGTGAGCATAAAGGACACGTGTATCGTTCCATGATTTATGAATCTGTATTTGTTGGATTGGTGGGTTCTGTTTTTGGAACCGCACTTGGATTGGGATCTGCCTATTGGCTACAGACCCAGGGGCTGGATATCAGTTCAATGTTAAAAAACGTGAATATGATGTTTCCTGCAGTTATCCGCGCTGAAATCACCAGCGAAACCTATTATATCGGTTTTTTCCCGGGTCTGTTTTCAATGGTTTTGGGCACCGCTCTGTCCGGGATTGGGATATATAAACGCCAGACAGCTCAACTGTTTAAAGAACTGGAAGTCTGATCATGGTGTCAGGAATTCATACAATATTAAAGGATTCATTATGAAGAATATCTTTATGGTATTGATGGGTATTTTGCCGGTACTAGGATGGGGCCAGACCCCCACTGGTGCTGAAATCCTGCAAAAGATCGATGAGAATACCATCGCCGGCAACCGTTCAGCCACGAGCACCATGATTGTTCATGGCCGTCGCAGTGATCGTACCATGACTCTTAAATCCTGGATTGAGGGATCGGACAAATCCTTCAGTGAGTATTTAGCGCCAGCCCGTGAAAAGGGAACCAAGATGCTGAAATTAGGTGACCAGTTATGGATGTACTCACCGCAGTCGGACCGTATTATCCGGATTGCCGGTCACATGCTGCGCCAATCCATGATGGGCTCTGATTTTTCCTACGAAGATATGATGGAGGATCGTAGCCTTACCGATACCTACAGCGCCGGAGTCCTGGGATCAGAATCCTTTCTTGACCGGGATTGCTGGGTGTTGGAACTGACAGCCATCGTTGATGATGTGGCCTATTATTCCCGGAAAATCTGGGTGGATAAAGAAAGGATGGTGCCTCTAAAGGAAGACCGTTTTGCCAAGAGCGGGAAATTGTTGAAAACCACCGAGATCAATGAAGTGTTTAAAGTCGGTGAACGGTGGTATCCCAAAAAGATGATCCTCAAGGATGTGCTATCAAAAGGGAAGGGTACGGAATTCATCATCGAATCGATCGAGTTTGATGTGAATATCCCGGATCATGTTTTTTCCAAGGCTTCTCTCAGAAAGTGACGACTTGCCGTCTCTCCGTTTTACCTGACTCCCGTTGGGTCCCAACTGGTTCTTAGTTCTTCGTGAAAGGAATCAAGAAACTCCATATCCTCGGGCAGGATCGAGAAGTCGAAAACATGAGCGTTTTCGCGAATCCTCTCCTTCGTGGATGATTTCGGTATGACCACGGTCCCCTTTTGCAATCCCCACCTGATGAGTATCTGTGCCGGTGTTTTGGAGTATTTCTCAGCTATCCCTATCAGTTTCTGATCTTTCAACTTCCGGCCTTTGGTCAGAGGAGCGTATGCTTCCAACAGGATGTCGTGGGATCTGCAGAACTCCAGAAGGTCTTTCTGATATAGATAGGGATGAAACTCCACCTGGTTCACGGCCGGCACGGTTGAGGAATATCCGAGAAGTTCCTCGAGGTGCCCAATGGTGTAGTTACTCACACCGATTGACCGGCATTTTCCCTCACGTTGAAGCGTTTCCATGGCCCTCCACGTTTCCCGTCGCAGGTCTTCCACGGGCCAGTGGATGAGGTAGAGATCAACGTAGGAAAGTCCGAGTTCCTTGAGACTCTTCCCACATGCGTTCAGGGTAGACTCGTAACCGTGATCGGAATTCCACAGTTTTGTAGTGATGAACACTTCCTCTCTCGGAATATCACTTTGGCGGAGAGCCTCGCCCACCTCTTTTTCATTTCCATACATTCTTGCCGTGTCGATCAACCGGTAGCCGGTACGTAGGGCCTCAAGCACCGCTTCCCGGGTCTTCCTACTTCTTCCTGCCTGGTAGGTGCCTAGGCCGAAGATGGGTACCTGAATGCCATTGTTCAGCGTCAGCTTCGCGGTGAGGGATATCTCATTCATAGTTGGAGACCTCCGAAGATTCAATCCAAAGCTGAATTTATGAAAATGTCACCAATTTATCGTTGACTTAAAACACGATGTTGGCTATCTTAGAACTAAGAGTCTTAAATCTTAAATGCTTCTAAACAAGTCCACCGAACATGCTATCCGTCTTGTCCTCTACCTGACCCGGTTCCAGAACGGCAACTTCAGGCGCATCAGGGAAATCGCCGAAGAGTGCGGTGTTTCCTACTTCCAGCTTGGCAAGGTTGCTCAATCTCTGATCAAAGCGGGCATCCTTGAATCCTATACAGGCCCCCACGGAGGGGTTAGACTCACAAAGGGCCGTTCTGAAACACGACTGTACGATATTCTGGAAGCAGTTGAGGGGACAGACATTTTCGAGAGGTGTGTCTTAGGATTTCAAGAATGTGGTGACGTTAATCCCTGTCCGGTTCATGATCATTGGAAGAAAGCAAGATCGGTCATATCGCAGTTGTTCAAGGAGCGGACGGTGGAAGAATTCGTCGATGAAGAATTCGTCGAATTTGACTCTCGGGTGTTTTCACCGAAGCATTAGGAATTACTCTTTGAGACTAACAAGAAAGATCTGCTTGAGCCCTTGCAGGATAGGATTTAGACATTTTTAATGGGAGTGTGTTAATATGAAATCGGACAAACATTTCACGATTACTATCTTCAGTTTGTTTGCAGTCATTTTGACAATAATTACGCTGGGGAGTGCACAGGTAACCGGAGTGACGAGTGGTGGTGAAAACCTCTACACGAAACATTGTTTGATCTGCCACGGTGACAAAGGGTTGGGAGATGGCCCCGCTGCTCGTTTCCTCGACCCCAAGCCACGTGATTTCACGAGCGGCGTTTTCAAGATTCGTTCCACGCCTTCTTTGCCCACGGACGAAGATATTTTCCGAACGCTTACCCGCGGCATACCCGGAACCCTGATGCCCTCATTTGTGGACCTGACCGGAGAAGAGAGATGGGACCTGGTGGCATATGTAAAAAGTTTCTCCGAGGCGTTCCAGAGTGAGACGCCAACACCGATTTCATTCCCGGATCCTCCTCCCGAAACAGAAGAGCTTCTTGCGTTGGGAGAGAAACTCTACAATGAGGCAGGGTGCGTGGCATGTCACGGACAATTTGGGAAGGGAGATGGTCCAGCTGCGAAGACCCTTCAAGATGAGTGGGGGAACCCCATTATTCCATATGATTTTACAGTTCCCGGCAGAATGAAGGGGGGTTCGACAGTGAATGATGTCTATAGGTCATTTTCTGTCGGGATTGGTGGTACCCCTATGCCGGCGTATGGAGAAATCTACAGTGAGGAACAGAATTGGGCACTCTCCTACTATGCCCTGTCGCTTGCGGAGGAAGAATTTCTGGAGGAGTTCCCGTTGTTGGGTAATTCCATTACGGGCAGGGATCTGTTTACGGGCATCACTCCCTTGGAAAACGGTGGCTCGCCCTGTATCGCCTGCCACAGTGTCACAGGGATTGGCGCTCTTGGCGGTGGTGTCATGGGGCCCGACCTGACTCGCACCCACAACAAGTTTGGCGAGTACGGGATCGCTACCATATTGACTGCTTTCCCTTTCCCGGTGATGAATCCTCTTTTTAGCGAGAATCTTTTGACAGAACAAGAACAGGTTGACCTCGCTGCCTTCTTACAGGAGACTGTGGCAAGGCGTCCTACCCAGGCGATTGGTCGACTGGTCATGATGGCCGGGAGCGGAACAGTGATCCTGTTTCTCCTGGCCAATCTCCCCTGGCGTCGTCGCCTGACCGAGGTGCGCAGGCCAATGGTGAAACGGAAATCCTGATTGATAAGTGGGCGAGTAGCCAATTTGCCCAACAGTGGAGGTTAAGAATATGGGCTGGATTCAAGATTTAGTCGATCCCAAGAAACGCCAGTGGGAGGAATTTTACCGCAATCGCTGGCAGCATGATAACGTCGTGCGCAGCACGCATGGAGTCAACTGTACCGGCGGATGTTCCTGGCAGGTATATGTCAAGGACGGTATTATTACATGGGAGATGCAGCAGACAGACTATCCCTTGTTGGAGTCACATCTACCGCCCTACGAACCGCGTGGTTGTCAGCGCGGGATTGCTGCCTCATGGTATGTCTACAGTCCTATTCGCGTGAAATATCCATATATGCGTGGCGCCTTGATGGACTTCTGGCGCAAAGCAAAGGCGGAACACGCGGACCCTGTCGAGGCCTGGGCTTCGATCGTGGAAGATGACAAGAAACGGACGCGTTTCCAGCGGGCACGCGGTAAAGGCGGCTTCCGCCGCTCCGGTTGGGATGAGGTGCTGGAGCTCATTTCCGCCTCTCTTCTCTACACCGCAAAAAAGTATGGGCCGGATCGTGTCTTTGGCTTCTCTCCGATCCCTGCCATGTCATACCTATCCTATGCCGGCGGCTCGCGTTTCCTGCAGCTCTTTGGCGGGGTGAACATGAGTTTCTATGACTGGTATGCTGATCTTCCCAACGCCTTCCCGGAAATGTGGGGCGACCAGACGGACGTCGCCGAGAGCGCCGATTGGTACAACTCGAAATTCATCGTCGCGACGGGCTCAAATCTGAACATGACACGCACGCCTGACGTTCATTTTATTTCCGAAGCGCGCCACGAGGGGGCCAAGTTTGTTGTGATTGCTCCGGATTTCAACCAGGTCGCCAAGTATGCCGACTGGTGGATTCCGGTTCAGGTCGGTCAGGATACAGCCTTGTGGATGGCGGTCAATCATGTTATTCTTAAGGAATTTTATGCAGATCGCCAGGTGCCTTATTTTATTGACTACATAAAGCGCTACACGGACTCGCCTTTCCTGGTGCAAATAACTCCAGGGGATGAAGGCTATCAGCCGGGTCAGTTCCTGCACGCTAAACGTTTGGCGCGCTACCAGGAGGTGGAGAATGGCGATTGGAAACAACTAGTAATCGACCGGAAGAGCGGTGAGCCGCGTATGCCAAAAGGCACGGTAGGCTTTCGCTGGCAAAAGGAAAAGGGCCATTGGAATTTGAAGATGGAAGACGGTCTGGATGATAGCCCAATCGATCCGGTTGTAAGTTTCCTGGATAAAAACGATGAGGTGGTTCAGGTCGCGTTCCACGAATTTGCCGAACACAAAACCTCCCTCCGCGGCGTGCCGATCAGGTATGTGGAAACTTCCGAGGGACGAGTGGCGGTGACGACTGTTCTTGATTTGCTGATGGCCCAGTTTGGTGTGAGCCGCGGTCTGGAGGGCGACTATCCAGCAGACTATGACGATGAAGCACCATATACTCCAGCCTGGCAGGAACAATATACCCACATTGGCCGCGACACGATCATCCGTCTGGCGCGAGAGTTTGCCGGTAATGCTGAGGCGACCAAGGGTCGCTCGATGGTCATCATCGGTGCCAGCATCAACCACTGGTACAACAACAACCTGTCTTATCGTGCGCCCCAGACCGCCCTGGTTCTTTGCGGCTGTTGCGGCGTCAACGGTGGTGGGATGAACCATTACGTGGGTCAGGAGAAACTCACACTGGTCGCCCCCTGGACCAGCCTGGCATTGGCCCTGGATTGGTCGAAACCACCTCGCCTGCAGCAAACCCCTATCTGGCACTATGTTCAGAGTGACCAGTGGCGCTACGAAGGTGACTTCACTGATTACGCCCCAATTCCTCCTAAAACCCGTTGGGCCAAAGGACATGCCGTGGACCTGACGGCAATGGCGGTGCGTCTGGGATGGATGCCTTTCTTTCCGCAATTCGATCGCAATCCTATGGAGTTGGTGCGCCAGGCTCAGGCCGCCGGAGCGAAAACCGACGAGGAAATCAAGCAGTGGGTGGTGAAACAATTAAAAAATGATGAAGTCCGCTTTGCTGTGGATGATCCGGACGCACCTGAAAACTGGCCGCGCGTCTGGATCATCTGGCGCGGTAACGCTATTCAGTCGAGCGCCAAGGGACATGAGTTCTTCTTGCGCCACTACCTGGGCACGCATGACAATCTCATCGCCGAAGAACATGCCAAAGATAAGGTAAAGACAGTCACTTTCCGTGAACCAGCCCCGCGCGGCAAGATGGACCTGGTGGTAGACATCAACTTTCGCATGGATTCCTCCGCCTTGTATTCT contains:
- a CDS encoding FtsX-like permease family protein, which encodes MLLALKLAYRNLMGAKLRTWLNVFVLSLSFVVIIWQKGFINGWDQQARRDTIEWEIGGGQYWQENYDPYDPFTLDDSHARLSDATERTVAEGKLTPILISQATMYPEGRIQNILLKGIDPGQQIIELPSSNLVTENDEIPAMIGTRNAKNSKLAIGDYVTVRWRDANGTFDAAEVRITHIFKTNVPTLDVGVLWIPLEKHQEMMNLEGEATILVTAKETGFDASIAGWDFKDHYFLLTEIREMIEMKSIGGYVLFVILMSLAMLAIFDTQVLSIFRRQKEIGTHIALGMTQRQVIALFTVEGAMHSVLAAILAAVYGFPLLAYQASVGWTMPGGVDDYGLTIADTIYPAYSVGLVLGTTLIVLITTTIVSFLPTRRISKMKPTDAIRGKIH
- a CDS encoding FtsX-like permease family protein, which gives rise to MRDRQRSLIPILIVAIGVWITVFLHAYIEGVFNDLLDSTARFSTGHVKVMSRAYAENENQKPNDLALLGVDQITADLQQQYPEMTWSKRIQFGGLLDIPDETGETRSQGPVFGMGVDLLSPGSSEIAILNIEKAIVSGRLPQNPGEILISDELARRLEVQPGETATLLTSTMYGSMTVYNFTVVGTIRFGVLAMDRGAMIADITDIEQALDMVDASGEILGYLENRIYDDEKAAVIVDRFNAYHSGVEDEFAPVMGKLKELSNLGEYLAMGENYSGILISIFVLVMSIVLWNVGLLGGLRRYGEVGLRLAVGEHKGHVYRSMIYESVFVGLVGSVFGTALGLGSAYWLQTQGLDISSMLKNVNMMFPAVIRAEITSETYYIGFFPGLFSMVLGTALSGIGIYKRQTAQLFKELEV
- a CDS encoding ABC transporter ATP-binding protein encodes the protein MKNSALITVKDLVKTFPMGKRAFTALKDVSLTFNAGEFAGIVGPSGSGKTTLLNILGSLDVPTRGEAVVLGQSVSGLTPKEAADLRNNHLGFIFQTYNLLPVYTVYENVELPLLLLKMPAAERKQTVLQSLEWLGLADKLKSRPSQLSGGECQRVSIARAMVKVPKIVLADEPTANLDAKNSHHILQTMEKLNRDLDTTFIFATHDEKVIQYLRRKISLDDGQVVSDETITGK
- a CDS encoding outer membrane lipoprotein-sorting protein; the encoded protein is MKNIFMVLMGILPVLGWGQTPTGAEILQKIDENTIAGNRSATSTMIVHGRRSDRTMTLKSWIEGSDKSFSEYLAPAREKGTKMLKLGDQLWMYSPQSDRIIRIAGHMLRQSMMGSDFSYEDMMEDRSLTDTYSAGVLGSESFLDRDCWVLELTAIVDDVAYYSRKIWVDKERMVPLKEDRFAKSGKLLKTTEINEVFKVGERWYPKKMILKDVLSKGKGTEFIIESIEFDVNIPDHVFSKASLRK
- a CDS encoding c-type cytochrome; translation: MKSDKHFTITIFSLFAVILTIITLGSAQVTGVTSGGENLYTKHCLICHGDKGLGDGPAARFLDPKPRDFTSGVFKIRSTPSLPTDEDIFRTLTRGIPGTLMPSFVDLTGEERWDLVAYVKSFSEAFQSETPTPISFPDPPPETEELLALGEKLYNEAGCVACHGQFGKGDGPAAKTLQDEWGNPIIPYDFTVPGRMKGGSTVNDVYRSFSVGIGGTPMPAYGEIYSEEQNWALSYYALSLAEEEFLEEFPLLGNSITGRDLFTGITPLENGGSPCIACHSVTGIGALGGGVMGPDLTRTHNKFGEYGIATILTAFPFPVMNPLFSENLLTEQEQVDLAAFLQETVARRPTQAIGRLVMMAGSGTVILFLLANLPWRRRLTEVRRPMVKRKS
- a CDS encoding aldo/keto reductase, yielding MNEISLTAKLTLNNGIQVPIFGLGTYQAGRSRKTREAVLEALRTGYRLIDTARMYGNEKEVGEALRQSDIPREEVFITTKLWNSDHGYESTLNACGKSLKELGLSYVDLYLIHWPVEDLRRETWRAMETLQREGKCRSIGVSNYTIGHLEELLGYSSTVPAVNQVEFHPYLYQKDLLEFCRSHDILLEAYAPLTKGRKLKDQKLIGIAEKYSKTPAQILIRWGLQKGTVVIPKSSTKERIRENAHVFDFSILPEDMEFLDSFHEELRTSWDPTGVR
- a CDS encoding Rrf2 family transcriptional regulator, yielding MLLNKSTEHAIRLVLYLTRFQNGNFRRIREIAEECGVSYFQLGKVAQSLIKAGILESYTGPHGGVRLTKGRSETRLYDILEAVEGTDIFERCVLGFQECGDVNPCPVHDHWKKARSVISQLFKERTVEEFVDEEFVEFDSRVFSPKH
- a CDS encoding nitrate reductase subunit alpha, yielding MGWIQDLVDPKKRQWEEFYRNRWQHDNVVRSTHGVNCTGGCSWQVYVKDGIITWEMQQTDYPLLESHLPPYEPRGCQRGIAASWYVYSPIRVKYPYMRGALMDFWRKAKAEHADPVEAWASIVEDDKKRTRFQRARGKGGFRRSGWDEVLELISASLLYTAKKYGPDRVFGFSPIPAMSYLSYAGGSRFLQLFGGVNMSFYDWYADLPNAFPEMWGDQTDVAESADWYNSKFIVATGSNLNMTRTPDVHFISEARHEGAKFVVIAPDFNQVAKYADWWIPVQVGQDTALWMAVNHVILKEFYADRQVPYFIDYIKRYTDSPFLVQITPGDEGYQPGQFLHAKRLARYQEVENGDWKQLVIDRKSGEPRMPKGTVGFRWQKEKGHWNLKMEDGLDDSPIDPVVSFLDKNDEVVQVAFHEFAEHKTSLRGVPIRYVETSEGRVAVTTVLDLLMAQFGVSRGLEGDYPADYDDEAPYTPAWQEQYTHIGRDTIIRLAREFAGNAEATKGRSMVIIGASINHWYNNNLSYRAPQTALVLCGCCGVNGGGMNHYVGQEKLTLVAPWTSLALALDWSKPPRLQQTPIWHYVQSDQWRYEGDFTDYAPIPPKTRWAKGHAVDLTAMAVRLGWMPFFPQFDRNPMELVRQAQAAGAKTDEEIKQWVVKQLKNDEVRFAVDDPDAPENWPRVWIIWRGNAIQSSAKGHEFFLRHYLGTHDNLIAEEHAKDKVKTVTFREPAPRGKMDLVVDINFRMDSSALYSDIILPTAFWYEKNDLNTTDLHSFVHPLGQAVPPVWEAKTDWEIFKAFSKKVSEISSSVFSEPVKDLVTTPLNHDTPDEIAQTEPRDWRAGECEPIPGKTMPHLNVVERDYSNLYNKFISFGRKVREDGISGHGNVIPIAKFYDELLENPVGGSPDPHHMRCVEWNGQKYPSVEDALDGSNLLLHLAPETNGEVAYAGFKAQEERVGLPLADMAENVRDVRMTFHDITRQVRRTLISPCWSGMVNDGRAYSAWCMNVERLIPWRTLTGRQQLYQDHLYYLDFGEHLPTFKTKLDPKKTGDIVLSEVDDQCLVLNYITPHGKWNIHSTYKDNLRMLTLSRGMDPLWINDKDADKIGIQDNDWVEVYNDNGVVVTRANVSSRVQPGMCLYYHAVERTIYIPKSQVRGGRRAGGHNSLTRTRINPLLVAGGYAQFTYGFNYWGPIGIFTRDTYCVVRKLEKLEW